The following is a genomic window from Epinephelus moara isolate mb chromosome 17, YSFRI_EMoa_1.0, whole genome shotgun sequence.
ATTGGATAATGGCGCTACATATATAGTGTGTATACAAAAGTATGATGATTAATCAGGAATGGCAAAggttaaaggtccaatgtgtagggatatactggcagaaatgatatataatataataagtatgttttcttgagtgtataatcacctgaaaataagaattgttgtgttttcattaccttagaatgagccgtttatatctacatacggagcggGCCCTCGTCCACTAAGTCAACAAGAAAACTTTACGCATCAGTAGTTTGATGATAAACATTGTATTCACAGGTGGGAAACAGGGGAGTGGAGTTCATGCTCTGCTACCTGTGGGGTTGGTCTGATGACGCGCACTGTGGCGTGCACTCACCAGCCCTCTCGGGACAGCAACCGTACTGAGGTTTTGAGGGATGAAGACTGTCAGAGCCCCAAACCCAATCCTGTCCAAGCCTGCAACCGCTTTGACTGCCCTCCTGTGTGGGACACACGTGACTGGGGACAGGTAATGGATCTCAGTTAGGAAGTTCACTACCCTAAATGCCTGACCCAGCACATATTGCTAATGTAACCCCTGGCCCCTCTGTATTTTTGTAGTGCTCCCAGAGCTGTGGTGGTGGATTTCAAAAGAGGCAGGTCCTGTGCAAACAGCGGTTGGCGGATGGCAGCATCCTGGAGCTGCCTGACACCTTTTGCCCTTCAAAGACTCCTGCAAATCAGCAGCCCTGTGGCAAACAAGAGTGCCCACCTCAATGGGTCACAACTGACTGGTCCCAGGTAGACTTTTCATCAAGGCACCAACctactttttaaattggtcaaaaacaaaatgcaattccgtatgtacagtatacagtcttctcattttcatattttacaaTGTTTTTTGTCCAGTGCTCAGTGACCTGTGGAAATGGCATTCAGAGACTACAGTCAGTCTGCAGAAAACAAGGGGCAGGAAGGGGGCATTGGATCGTAGCCTCTGAAAACTGTTCCCTAATGGCTCGGCCCACCAAAATCCGGCCATGCTCCCTCAGGCTCTGTGAGAGTAAGAGACCCTCTGTTTGGCTGTATTTCATTAAATTGTATCACTTTGTTTTGTTAGTAAGCCAGCCAGTTCACCTGTTCTGTTAATTTCATCACAGACTCTGTCAAGCCTGATCCCACCATACTGGCCCAGAAGAAAGTGTATATCCAGTGGAGGAAGGGCAAAAAGATACAGCTGATAGTGGGAGGCTATGCCTACCTGCTCCCTTGGACAACTGTGGTCCTTCGCTGCCCAACCCGCCACTTCCGCAAAGGCCAAATCCGATGGTTGAAGGAGGGAAAGCCCTTGGTCAGTCTCCCACATCTCTCTATAACACCACTAGGATACGTGAAGATTCAGCAGGTTCGTGCATCTGATGCAGGGGTATACACATGCATCGCAGGTCAGGCACAAGAACATTTTGTCCTACAGATCATTGGCAGCAAGCAGAAGCTATCTGTTCCAGAGTCATTGCTCGTGGCAGATGGACAACAAAAGGTTGGGCAGCCAGATGTGCCCACAACAGGAGAAAGATTTCAGGAACTACCGATCTCCCTCAATCAATATGACAACATTGTTGAGCAGTTGCTTGAACTCAAAGGTTCCCTCCAAGATGAAAAAGACACTGCTGACAAAACACACTCAAGTGAAAAGAACAGGTCGACCCTGGAGGATGAGAGAGCTAGTTCAGAACTTTCAAACCTGCCTGTGCTCATCGCCGATACCCACAGGCTAGATGAGATCATGCACAACTTCTCTGAAGGCCTCGGAGGACCATGGGGGGAACAACTCATTGCGCAATTGCTCAGTGAGCTCACTATGACACAAGGAGAAACCAATGAGTCTACTCTTTATCCCCCGGACAGTGCAGAATCTTCCACGCAAGGGCCCCTCCTTTATAAACCGAACATCAAAGCCCACACGTCCAGGCCAAGAAGCCCGGTGATAATCCAACGCTCCAGAAAGGTGGGAGCTGTGCTGTCATCTGAAATGATAGTTCATGTGGGAGCGCCAGTTTTTCTGCAGAAACCCATGACTAGTTTGGAGCTGAGGTGTGAGGCACTAGGGAACCCTGAGCCATCCCTGACATGGACAAAAAATGGAAAAGAGTTGAACTACAACAGCAGGTAAGAACTGCCCTTTAATGTGACCTTTTGTGTGAAAGGCATCAAGAAAACTGAGATTTTGTTATAAAAAGAAGCAGATTCAGTGGTTGTGTTGTCTTGGTGTTGGCAGAGTAGGCCTGTTGTCCACTGGCTCACTTAGGATCCAGTCTCCAAGCAAGGCAGATGAGGGTCTGTACACCTGCACTGCCAGGAACCGTTTTGGATTGACATCTCTTTCGTCTTGGCTGCAGATTTCAGGTAAGATCCACAAAGCAAATTGGTTTATCTTCTGGAGTAGTTTCATCAAAGGGtaacttaagtatttttcaacctggactctgtTTTCCCTCTAAAGTGACCACTGGGAACAacggttttttttttgtttttttttaaattggtcccgTATTGATCGGCAAAACAGGCTACAGTGTAACCATTTGGGGCATGTTCGCACTCCATTTAcctccactaaaagtgcttgctTTTGTCACTGATGGGCTCAGATTATCAAGTGTCTAAAAAACATCATGGAAAGTATACTGAAAGCGATAGACATTTTTGTTATAGAGTACAACAgccccaccagactccatttaaataaggaatgattttatcattgtaaaacacacttcattcaaagtcaacagaaacaaaataaaactcaaataaccatcttggttcatctttccactgtccCAACAATCACTAACTCTGgcttggttgaaataaaccctttaTTCTCCCAGTTAGatttgaaaatatgctggctctgtacatgctaaaattactgtttatttgaatggagtctggtggggtTGGCAATGGCAATTTCAGggctttttctggttaaataaaaagaatcTCACTCTTAGATAAAAATTtctatctctgtaggaatccttccataatgttgtcagacatgtagaataacaatctgagcctgtcagtggcaaaaacaagcactttcagtggacgCACATTGAAGGTGTAAACATAACCAGAGTGATTAAATTGTAGCCTGTTTCATCAGTGCTGGTTACAGCCCTGTTGCTCAATACTAgcccaatttcaaaaattgttgttcccattagtcgcttagtcataaaaacattgggaaatagggtccagattgaaaaataccaaagttatccttaaGGTAATTCTtgggtaataataataataatgattatccAAACATTATGTTGTAATCAAGCACCCaaagtttcaaaaatatgacataatattgggaaatatgcttatttgctttcttgtcgAAGTTATATGAGAAAATAGAGACTACTCTTAATTTTTACAGGATGAATAAAGAGCTAGGAGACAAGGCAGtttgcttagcttagcataaaggctaGAAGAATGGGGAAACAGCAagcctggttctgtccaaaGGTACCAGCTTCTAAAGCTTCTTAAAGTGTGATGTAGCTTCAATGAAGTCCTATAATGGGCAGATACTGAGTACATTACTGAAAACTGCTTTTGTAGCTACACATACAAACGATTGAGTCAGTACTAACCTAATGTCAAGTTGAGTTTGTCCTAATAATCTCTCATGCAGTCCAGGTTACAGTAATGTGTGTTGTTCTTCTGTGGTTTAGGCTGAGAGATTCTGGGAAAGCATTCTTTTCaactgagaaacacacacagtcatgacCGTAGACACAGATATACAGTAAGCTTTTACACACCCTGGTGGCTCATCTGGCTGAGTCAGTAATGGGGAATGTCCAGAGCGTGCCACAGCTCGGGTCATCTCCGCGCGGCGCTGTCATTTGTCTCCTCAGAGCATGACCAGTTGCGGCCTTGCTGCATTGTCATCAAAGCAGCGATACAGCCGGGTTTCCTGACGCTCCGGCGCTTTTCCTCCCCCATACGACAGCAATTAGAGGTTCCAGGCAATGTTTCAAAGAAGATTAGGTGGGTGCACCCCATTCGCCTAATCTAAACGGAGGATAAAGGGGCTTAAGATGCTGAAAAATGTCCAAACTGCATTTTCTCATATTTTTAATTCAAACTCAGTTTAAGGTCGTGTCGAATGGATGCACTCCAGAAATCTCAAGAATGCAATCCCAAGTACTGTGAATGCCTTTACAGGGAAATTGAACTTGAAAATATCATTCTCAGGTTCTTGGAAAATGCAGTGTCATTTCTGAACAAGAGTAGGTCACGTCTTCACATACAGGCCAGTGAATCATGACCCTCTTCTTATTGTCAAAGACAAAAATTTAGAGCTGCTGAAGTATGAGTGACAGGAGACTTTTTTCTTACTTGATGCACCTTTATCTCTGTATTTCCATCTTGTTTTAGCTGAAGTGAGAAAACCAGGAATGATGCCTATGTAAGTGACTATACATCAGGACtattatgctgcattcacatggaatcGGGCAGACGGTAGATGGACAAACCCTTCTGGATCAGTCCTAGTTCCCTGAgtccatgtgaatgcagcattagagTCTACCAGGCAATACAAAAGCATCTTCATCTAAAGCTCATTATATAATGTTCCTCGTTGAACTGGTAAGATCACTGCAGTAAGACATGAATTTTGCTGAGTGAATGTCTGCTTTAAAATCCTAATACATTAACAGAGAGGACACTGAAACTAAAATCAGCAATAGAAAGTAAGGATTAAAAAGATAGTTCTCTCTTCCTTTGATATCTGAAGTATCCAAGTATCTAATTTCAGGTGGCAAAGGAAGAAACTGTGTCCAAGGTAATGGTATGGGAACAAATGGCCCTATTTGCTCTGAGAGGACTAACAGTAACCAGTCAGCTGAGCTGTGCCATGGACAATCCTGCCCCCTCAGGTACCTTTCTGTTACTACATGTTTACCCAGTTGGATATTTTGAATATTACATAATAATACCAGTTCTGACTGTCTCCTTTGCTTGCATTCCAATTTCTTTTGAGAACTTGAATTGATCTGATATACGTTATTAGTTACTGTCTACTTTTCCTCTGTGGTTTTGATTAGGTGGCGAATGGATCCTTGGTCTCCATGCTCAACCAATTGTGGAGGTGGATCCCAGTCCAGGAGTGTCCGCTGCATGAAGGGTCCTGAGGGCAAATCAAGAGAGGTGGAGGGCCAGCACTGCCTCGGCACAGGGAGGAGACCCTCTGACACCAGGCTATGCAACCTACAGCCCTGTGCCAGATGGGCCACTACCCACTGGGGAGCGGTGAGTCGATTCACTCTTAACACATGTACTTGGGCTTTGTCAAGGCTGTGCAAAACACAGTTTACTTCCAAAACTTATTGCCTGTTCTTAGTCAGTTCATTTGAGCTGGTAACCAAATAACCAGTGCTTTCAGTGTTTCTTTGTTACCCAGTTTTGTAAAGGGGAAGCACCCTGCCAGTCCTTCCTGATAGTCAAATATTTGTTGTAGTTAGGGAAGTCACCTTTTCTCTGTGGTAACCCTATCACATTTTCCCTAAGTGTTTTATGAGAATTCCCGTTTTGcattttattgcaaaaaaagtAGCTCCCATTTCGAAATACAAACTAAATGCTTTCATTATGAGGCATAGTTTAGATTTAAAACTTGAAAACTTGAAAGTGTGTGGGCTTGAAAATGCCAAAACCACATGAGGGAGAGTTGATAGCAGGCAAGTATTTTCTTTTGATGAAATCTCCTCTTTCAGTGTCACGGTCAATGTGTGGGTCCCAGTTTGGCCACACAGCACCGCCATGTTTACTGCCAAGACAACAATGCCACCAAACTCCCCTACAGGATGTGCAGTGGACTCCAGAGGTGAATATGGATTAACAGTTTGTGATTTATGATGTTGATGAACAATAAAAATTACAGCAATATCTCatgtttcagtgaaaaagcCACTCACTGGAGTGTTTAGGACTTTTTTTGACCCTTTTCTTTATGCGTCTTTGTATTTTTAGGCCCAGCTCTGTAAAGAATTGCTCCACAGATGCCTGTGCCCTTCACTGGCGTGTAGGGCCGTGGACACAGTGCACTGCCACCTGTGGACGGCACGGTTTCCAGTCACGCCAGGTGACCTGCGTCCACCGTCGAACTGGAAAGGCCACACGTGAACATCACTGCATGTGGAAGCCGCGCCCTCCCAGCTGGCAGCGATGCAATATTTTGTCCTGTGGCAGAGGTGAGAAAAAACAGCGACACAGACAAGCAGTTTCTGAATTGTgattttgaatataaaatgatcCTGCATTTATTATATGTTGTATAGCATATTCAAAATGATATAACTGCATATGTTGATGGTTAAATTTTCCTCTGAAAAGCATATTTTAGAGGtcaaaatactgaaaataacCTCAGTGCAGTACCAGCTGGTTGTCGTTAGTCCCAGCCGATTTCATGACCACATTAATGGCGTATTTCTGAGGTCTTGCCCTAAATAAACTAGTGGAAGAATAACTAAAATTGGAATTAAAATTagattattaaattaaaaatattattgCCAGAATATTTTTTGCATAAGCTCCATCATGGCACATTACATTCCCTTAATGGGCCCAGCCCATAATGCACATAGTTTGGGTTTTATGTGCTGAGGTCTGGAAGCATCTGTTTCTGCAATTTTTGCTGGCACCCCAATACAAAACAAGTGAAAGTAATTTTGCATGTGGTACTTAGGAAGTAAAAAAATACTATTTAAAATTTCTCCGGCATCAGGTAATCCTGAAAACAACATCCCAGTTACATTTGATGAACGAATCCCTATAAATACAGCTTACATTTCAGATATTATCTCAGGGAGGAATTGTTGATGTCTGAAATTTGTCGTGATATTCAACTAACCTCTATATTTGTGTAGAAGAGTTGGTTCTTTGAAACCACTTCACATAAAACTGCAAGGCTCGATACTACAAGGCCTGCACTAAGAgaatattttagatttttgtaAACTGACCCTTTACCCCAGAAGATTAAAGAAGATTTCCGAACCTTATTTTCTTGTATTGTGCTGGCTTTAGTAACTGCTGAAGGATGATCCCTTTAACAAAAGCATTTAAAAGGAAATCCTCTTGATGCTCTATCTTGAGGAgaggcttaaagggatagtttggattttttgaagtggggttgtatggggtgcttatccatagtcagtgtattacctacagtagacgTCAGTCAgaatgcccccagtttggagaaggaGGCtcgagtctgacatggaagctaaacaatgtactgttGTGGATGGGGTtcaacaacaaaatgtattttagcctgTATGTAATATTCTGTCAATGGATAAGTACCACGCACAGCCCCACCTCAAAAAACCTGAACCATCCCTTTAAAATGAGTACGTGTAGTAAACTGTAACGTCTGTGTATTGCAGCAGGAGAGTGTCGAGACAGCACGAGGTACTGCGAAAAAGTTCGACAGCTAGAGCTTTGCCCGCTGCCCCAGTTTAAGAGTCGCTGCTGTCATTCCTGCCAAAACACCTGAGACTGGGACGTAAGACGAGGGCCATGGACGACCTTGATAGGTCAGAAAGATGCTCCAACAGCCGACAGAGACTTGAAACCTCAATGCCCCATCCTTACACCCACAACTGTCTTCAATGATCAGTCTTGGCTGGGGATGCCTGAGTGTGGAGGAATGTTTGGATGATCATACCTCGAGTGGTTGTGATCTTATTTCCTCAAAGATATTATGTGTTGGTTTGAATTTGAAAGTTTTGAGAGGAGTGTCTGCTAATGAAGGCTTCagttttacttctttttttttttaaaaatctgacgGTCACGAAGCTTTCCTAGATTATGCAAACGTAACTAAGATACATTTCCATTGTGAGTAACAGAAACTTGTGGTGACTGCAGTGTTTCATAAAGGGGAAGTCATAAAAAACTGGTGTAGTTTCAGGGTTTTTTATAAAGGAATGGAATGATAATGCTGCACCACCACCATTGTAACACCCTCACTTCATCTCCAAAACAGGGTGCATATTATCATGCAATTCACCTTATAAATATGTGATTAATACACCTGTTTTTCATGGATTGACTTCATACCCAGGGTTTCTGGGTAGACCCCTGAGCTTTTGATAACCACTGGATAGTTGTGTGCTTGCCTTTATTGCAATGGTCTCCAAAACAGTGTTGATAAATGGTTTTGATGCTAAATGAGATTTTATGATAGATGTATGGGTAGACTGTTGTTTAAACAGAGCACAATGTTGCATATAAATGGGAACTGGCAAAGAGCCTTCTATTTTTAATACATTATATGCAGTGCATTTGGTATCAACCACATGGGAAATAGATTATGGTTTGTGTtatcatttttgagcaatttagCACGtgtttaaaaaggaaaaaattaaGGTTGCAGGCGTTGCATCTGCATTTTTCATAGAATTAAAAAGTAGGAAATGATAAAGATTTATCTTGCATGGGTTGCACTATGGAGGTGTATGACTGAAGCAAGTCAATTTTTGGAAAAACGACACTTATTTTGCACTCAACTCATCCAAGTCTTTGTTAAGAACATGGCttgttgagtttgttttttgttttagtttgtaaAGTTacattgtttatatattttgttttgtgatttCTTGCAAAGATATTTGATAAACGTCCCTTTTAACCACTTTATGACTCTCTCtgacaaattatatttttgctttagtgcgacattttaggggaaaaaacagtTACATTTGACAGTTCTTGTGTAACTCTTTTTTCTTGGACAGATTTCAGTGTTAGTTGAacttaaaacatgtaaatattaaCTCTGTTTTACACTTGGATATTGGTTGAAGCAAGAGGGAACTGTTTATAGTCATTATTAATGAAAACCATATTTGTGCCAGATAGGCAGGGTTTGCACTTTTGACATTATGTCCTGAGTTCCACAATGCATCAAGTGCAACACATACCTTAGCTGATAACTTGGACTTTCTAGGTGTGATTATTTTACTTTGTAAAAGACAAATATGATTAACATATTACTTATGCTCTTAAGTTATGTAGATATTTGTTTTGTccttttaactatttattttcatttgtgttCTTGTGCATAGTTTTGTAAATAATTACAGGGGTGGGTATTAAGTATTCATTTCCTTACAGGTTTTTTTGGTATTTGATGTGCATGCAATGGGGACCCTCTGCTGGTGAACTGATGTGTTGCTTCCTGCTCATGCCTGGTTTATcattaaataaaaccaaatacatTCCTTTTACAATCTGTTTGTTGTGGTtctctcttttaaaataaatctgcatTATCTAGTCAAAGTTCTCAAATTTGCATGATTATTGAAGTGGCATTTCTGTCAAACCTTTACACTATTTTGGTAATTCTCACTTCCTCATCACCATATATATTTAGATGGGAGGTTCCACCATGAACCAGCAGAACAAGACATTCAAGGTTCATGTGTTGTTACAACGTAAGTCTTTTATCAAGACTGGCAGAAAAGcacttcctctttctctttctactATGTACAGCTGGCTTTCTATTTCTCAGTGCTTGAAGACAGAAATGCATTTATGGGATCCCTATGCGGAGATACTGCTTTACAACATGAATCTAGACGCCACGCCTCACATTTGCACCATCAGCAGATCATAACTGGACCTTTCTGCTCTGTGCTGTTGATTATTTCAGATTAGTTATGGTGGAAAAGGATGGTTGTAATTCCTGTTTGACAGCACTCATGGTTCTGCGAGTTTCCCTCGTGGATGAACTGGAAGGACGGATCGACTCTTTGCTGGAAATCTTAGTAAGTCGGGAGGTGTTCACTCGTGATGACCGTGAGGAGGTGTTGTGTCTGTTGGGGCCTCGGGCAAGAGTGAGAAAGGTGTTGGATATCTTGACATGTAAAGGCGAGGAAGCAGCTGAGATTTTTCTCTCAATTAGCAGTCATCAGGAAGAGGTACAGACGCACTCCAATGAAGGCAACACAGATCAGCCTCAATCCGAAGGTGAGCAATTCAAACCACAGAGATGTCATTTAAGATCGTTTTTGGAGTGTGAATAGCACTAAGAGTTAAACATTTGGAATAGCATTGCATTGTTCATATAAACTGTATAAGTAGTGTATGAGACAAATTATAATCTCATCTTCTTTTGCAGAGTATAACAAAGTCAAACGAAAGCATAAAGATGTCCTTGCACGCCGAAGTGAGAGCATGCTCTTCTACAATACTCGACACGGAGAGAAAATCCTTTTTTCCGAACACTATGTGAATCTCTTGTTGGCCGATGGACACCAGGGCTTGGAGATAAAAAGACACGAGGTGCTGACATTTGGACAAAAGCGACTATCTTTGCAGCAGAAGTCAGCAGTGCATAGGAAAATCACACCAGCTGAACTCTTTTCAAGCACACATGGAAACCGTCCGGTTAAGAAAGTTCTGGTGTCAGGGGTGGCCGGCATTGGAAAAACCATCCTGGTGCAGAAGATGCTGTTCGATTTTGGGGGAAACAGGGAACACCTTGCATTTGACTTCATTATCCACATGACATTCAGAGACCTGAATCTGATCGACAAACCGACAAACCTCCGGGACCTGGTCTTGCGTAAAAACAGGCACCTTGCTAAGGAACTGGATAACATTTTAGCAAATGACAACAAACTGCTGATCATCTTGGACGGCTTTGACGAGTTCAGACACTACAGGAGCTGTGACGTAGACGCATTTGTGACTGAGCCAGATGAAGATGCAGAGGTGGTGGAGGTCCTTGGGAGTCTGTTGCAAGGTGAACTGCTGCCGAATGCTTCCGTCATGCTGACAAGTCGACCAGCAGCAATCGACCACATCCCTGTGGGCTGTATTGACCGATTTGTCCTCATCGCTGGTTTCTCCTTGGCTGAAGTTCAGGACTTCTTTTTACGTTACTTCCAGGACAGTGTCATTGCTGACCGCATGTTTGCAGTGGTGTCAGCGAATGAGCTAATGCTGACGCTGTGCTACATACCTGCGTTTTGCTTCATCGTGTGCTGCATCCTCAAAGAAAGCAAAAACCTCTGTGGAGAGAGCCCTAAGACCATGACCGACATTTACGTGCAGTATCTGGTGGCCTTACTTCGCTCTCACACTCAAGCAAGAGCCGAAACATTTCGTCAAGACCAAAAAGCGGGGGCCGTCCACCAGCTGTCAGATATCGTGCTAAAGCTTGGTCGACTCGCCTTCCAAAAGCTAAtagagcatcaaacacttttctACAGCAGCGACCAAGATGTTGCAGCGTTAGAGGGATGCAGCCTTGTTAGTACCTTCCTTGACAAGACAGTGGCGCAAGAGCCTGGCTGCACTGAAGAAGTTTACTCCTTTGCACACCTGACTGTTCAAGAGTTCTTTGCTGcagttttttgtgcagtgacaGATCACCCATTACCTGATGCACTCCAGTACACTGCAAGTCCAGGGGAGGGCTCCAACACTGGACATTTAGACCTTTTCAACCGCTTCCTGTCTGGAATCCTCTCTGAACGCAATGTTAATCTTCTGTTGAGGCAGGTGGGGCTGTGTTGCCATAAAAACAAAGTGGACACCTGTCGTCAGAAGATCATCAGAGAGCTTACAATGCTCTGTGAGAATGGGGAACATGTCCTAAACcatttacactgcctgtttgaGCAACAGGACCCTTCTTTGGCCCTTGCTGTGCAACCAAAGACACTACGAGTTAATGTTAGTGATGGAGCACTCGCCCAAATGGATTACAATGCTATCAAGTACTTCCTAAACCTCACAAAGGGCACAATATCAGAGCTGGATCTTACAGGGACAGGAGTGAGCTGTGAGGCACTCAGAGATATTCAGCCTCTGCTGCTCAGGTGTGACAGACTTTGGTGAGTTCCAGGTAAAATTGCATCCTCTCTATCTCTGGAGTCACACATCTATCACACagagttttctttattttatttttcagcctttGCAGTTCCATTTGGGGAACTTTGGTGGCAATTTAAAGGTTGATTCACAAAGTTGTATTGCAATATTCAGCTTAACATTTGCAAATGGCACCCACACTGCTTAGCCAAGGGATAGAGACAAGAAGTTCAGTTACCGATACTTATACAGGCAGTTGTGCATCACAATGGTCTTAGTTCTCACATTTAGCATAAACGCACAGTGTTTTATCTGTACTTTCAGCACATTGTCTGGGCTGTCTATGTTTACTGTGTGGGAACAGAGAGGGCTAAATCCCACAGCTCGGTTTCAGTGACGTGGCACGGAAACAGAGACACATGCAGCTCCCTCGGCTGCCAGAGTTGGTGAGGCTAAAAAGGTCAAGAATTGCCACTTATGTCACACACATCGCTCTGCATCTGTCAAATAGTAAAGTATCAACACATCACGtaagaaacataaaatgtgGCTTATGCGCTAACTCTGCTATTTCATTTTTAAGGCTTGGAGAAAACAACCTTGACATGGACACAGTTCAGGTCATCGCTGATGTGCTGAAAGTGTCAGACAATGTAACCCAACTGGGGTAAGATGTCAAGTGATTTTACAGGCTTTTtttaataagaagaaaatatgtttgtttttttttcaacagaaaGATTACAAGCACTAAGCCAATATAAAAAGTGCACTCATTCTTTTTGTGAGTGAGTAAAGAATCACCCAGACTGTCTCTCACTTTAAATTTAGACTTGGATGGTCAGACATCGGTGATGATGAACTTCTGGCTCTGTCTAGTGCCATACGGGTGAAGAAAAAGCTTGAGGAATTGTGGTAAGACACTGGTGACTAATATCACCATATGACATAACATTTTAGGGAAATGAAAGTCTTtgcagacacagaaaaaaattggTCCTTTTCATTAAACAATGTAGGTCACAGAGTGGTTAGAGATGCTGAAGAGATTTTCCTATTTGATGTTTTGctgatttattcatgtgtgaaatatttaaaacattgttAAAGACATGTTAGTCTTATGTGCTTTGACAGGATGGAGGGAAACCGAGTGAGCTCCAAAGGTCTGCTGTCACTTAGTGACTTGACCCCAAACCCTCTGAAAAGAGTTGTGTAAGTGTTTTCAACAAATAACTCATACCTTTATTTCAACAGTTTGGGTTTTCTAAAGCTTCTGCTGATTCCCCTTTCCTACAGAGCTATATGGAATGACGTGGCTGACACAGACCCAGAGTCCTTCAGCACCCAGGAAAGCATAACTGTGAGCTTCACAGATGACGATATGTGGGAGGCGTGGGGGGAATGGGTCTTCAAAAGGTGTGAGGTCAGCAGCAACGAGAAGTTGGTGACGGTACTCCACAAAGTGTGCAACATATCAGTGCACTGCTTAGAAACCCAGTGGGCAAAGACTTTCTACAAGCAGCTATCGCAGCTCATCAAGCACAGGATCGAGGGCTGCACCGAGGACGACATGTGCAAGAGGCTCAAAAagtttgaggacattttggacCTCTGACAGACATCACTAACCTCAAGTCATAAGCTACATCAAATGTCTGTTTGACGCAGAATGCTTTGAGTGTAACAAACTTTTCTCTCcttttaatatttgtatttgtattttt
Proteins encoded in this region:
- the LOC126404551 gene encoding ADAMTS-like protein 1 isoform X3, translated to MEQDFLSCKLLVTALLILSSRTARSEEDRDTLWDAWGSWSECSRTCGGGASYSLRRCLSSKTCEGQNIKYRTCSNVDCPPDSGDFRAQQCSAHADVQYQGQYHEWLPVYNDPDNPCTLKCKAKGLGVVVELAPKVLDGTRCYTESLDMCISGICQIVGCDHELGSTAKEDNCGVCNGDGSSCRLVRGHYKSQHTSGKTEDTVVAVPYKSRHVRLVLKGPDHLYVESKTLQGVKDELFFDESGQYHLENTTLDYQKLSDKEVLRITGPLGADFTVKVQLASGADSVVQYIYYQPIIHRWRETDFFPCSVTCGGGYQLTSAECFDLRSSKVVVDQYCHYYPENIKPKPKLQECNMEPCLASDGYKQIMPYDLYHPLPRWESSPWTACSTSCGGGIQSRSVSCVEEDMQGIITPTEEWKCLYSPKTAILQPCNTFDCPTWLAQEWSPCTVTCGQGLRYRVVLCIDHRGLHAGGCNPTTKPHIKEECLVTVPCYKSIDTLPVEAKPVWHKQAIELEEEISVTEEPTFIPGPWQPCSRTCGAGTQRRSVKCQVLLSFSQTVADLPDDECEGVKPATSQPCYRTPCSGVSGQGKESEKEGEEEEEEEEEGETPGREELHDWEYEGFTECSESCGGGVQEAVVICLNKQTREATDQTLCVSSRRPPQLLQDCKTQPCPPRWETGEWSSCSATCGVGLMTRTVACTHQPSRDSNRTEVLRDEDCQSPKPNPVQACNRFDCPPVWDTRDWGQCSQSCGGGFQKRQVLCKQRLADGSILELPDTFCPSKTPANQQPCGKQECPPQWVTTDWSQCSVTCGNGIQRLQSVCRKQGAGRGHWIVASENCSLMARPTKIRPCSLRLCENSVKPDPTILAQKKVYIQWRKGKKIQLIVGGYAYLLPWTTVVLRCPTRHFRKGQIRWLKEGKPLVSLPHLSITPLGYVKIQQVRASDAGVYTCIAGQAQEHFVLQIIGSKQKLSVPESLLVADGQQKVGQPDVPTTGERFQELPISLNQYDNIVEQLLELKGSLQDEKDTADKTHSSEKNRSTLEDERASSELSNLPVLIADTHRLDEIMHNFSEGLGGPWGEQLIAQLLSELTMTQGETNESTLYPPDSAESSTQGPLLYKPNIKAHTSRPRSPVIIQRSRKVGAVLSSEMIVHVGAPVFLQKPMTSLELRCEALGNPEPSLTWTKNGKELNYNSRVGLLSTGSLRIQSPSKADEGLYTCTARNRFGLTSLSSWLQISGGKGRNCVQGNGMGTNGPICSERTNSNQSAELCHGQSCPLRWRMDPWSPCSTNCGGGSQSRSVRCMKGPEGKSREVEGQHCLGTGRRPSDTRLCNLQPCARWATTHWGACHGQCVGPSLATQHRHVYCQDNNATKLPYRMCSGLQRPSSVKNCSTDACALHWRVGPWTQCTATCGRHGFQSRQVTCVHRRTGKATREHHCMWKPRPPSWQRCNILSCGRAGECRDSTRYCEKVRQLELCPLPQFKSRCCHSCQNT